The following coding sequences are from one Candidatus Nitrohelix vancouverensis window:
- the tmk gene encoding dTMP kinase, translating to MQIERGRLFVFEGIDGTGKSTQVQMAEAALLKQGFPARRLYEPTRGLWGSKIRKILEQGRDGVSPEQELEWFEKDRMEDVERNIRPALDNKEIILMDRYYYSTAAYQGALGLDSEEILKRNRTFAPAPDIAFFFQAPLDACFERIEARNEDRTSFEKRDYLIKVQSLFDSFDDPVIKRIDGSQSIEDVAEKIMTAIQTSLAENGL from the coding sequence ATGCAGATTGAACGCGGTCGCCTGTTTGTATTCGAGGGTATTGATGGAACAGGAAAATCAACGCAAGTCCAAATGGCGGAAGCGGCTTTATTAAAACAAGGTTTTCCTGCGCGCAGATTGTATGAGCCGACGCGCGGCCTGTGGGGTTCCAAAATTAGAAAAATTCTGGAGCAGGGAAGAGACGGCGTCAGCCCTGAACAGGAACTGGAATGGTTTGAGAAGGATCGCATGGAGGATGTCGAACGAAACATCCGCCCGGCCCTGGACAATAAGGAAATCATTCTGATGGATCGTTATTATTATTCCACTGCGGCCTATCAGGGCGCCTTGGGGCTGGATTCGGAAGAGATATTGAAGCGGAACCGCACATTCGCCCCAGCGCCAGATATCGCTTTTTTCTTTCAGGCGCCTCTGGATGCCTGCTTTGAGCGTATTGAAGCGCGAAACGAAGATCGTACTTCGTTTGAAAAGCGCGACTATCTCATCAAGGTGCAGTCCTTGTTCGATTCGTTTGACGATCCCGTTATAAAGAGGATCGACGGCAGTCAATCCATCGAGGACGTGGCGGAGAAAATCATGACTGCGATTCAAACCTCATTGGCGGAGAACGGACTGTGA
- a CDS encoding LL-diaminopimelate aminotransferase translates to MSESFIQSLFSERLGGNQFGKDTKIYKFEKIKRAKRAAMAANPDRELFDMGVGEPDEMAFPGVVQTLQDEAAKPENRGYTDNGIDDFKKAAVQYMKDVCGVSGLDPAVHVNHCIGAKPGLAMLPAALINPGDITLMTVPGYPVMGTHTQYLGGQVVNLPLTEENNFLPDLKSIGPDVIMKTKILYLNYPNNPTGAKATREFYEEVVAFAKKHQIVVVQDAAYAALIYDGKPLSFLSVPGAMDVGVELHSLSKSYNMTGWRIGFIVGNELLVKAFAHVKDNIDSGQFAAIQKAGAYALAHPEITEQIVAKYKRRLTLLVDALNQAGFNASMPGGSFFLYVRAPKGIEGGPQFSNGEDFSQYLIKEMMISTVPWDDVGPFVRFSATFNAKGEDEEKRIMKEIGERLSSVKFIF, encoded by the coding sequence ATGTCAGAAAGCTTTATACAGTCCCTTTTCTCCGAAAGACTGGGAGGAAACCAGTTTGGAAAAGACACGAAAATTTACAAGTTTGAAAAAATCAAACGCGCAAAACGAGCCGCCATGGCGGCGAACCCGGACCGCGAATTATTCGACATGGGCGTGGGCGAACCCGACGAAATGGCTTTCCCCGGCGTCGTCCAGACGCTTCAGGATGAGGCGGCCAAGCCGGAAAACCGCGGTTACACCGACAACGGCATCGACGATTTCAAGAAAGCCGCCGTCCAGTACATGAAGGACGTGTGCGGCGTCAGCGGCCTCGACCCAGCGGTGCACGTCAACCACTGCATTGGCGCCAAACCCGGATTGGCGATGCTTCCCGCCGCGCTCATCAATCCCGGCGATATCACTTTGATGACGGTGCCCGGATACCCGGTCATGGGCACGCACACGCAATACCTCGGCGGTCAGGTGGTCAATCTTCCTTTGACAGAAGAGAACAATTTTCTTCCCGATCTGAAAAGCATCGGCCCCGACGTCATAATGAAAACCAAAATCCTCTATTTGAATTACCCCAATAACCCGACGGGGGCCAAGGCCACCCGCGAGTTTTACGAGGAAGTCGTGGCCTTCGCAAAAAAACACCAGATCGTCGTCGTTCAGGACGCGGCTTATGCGGCGCTCATTTATGACGGAAAACCGCTCAGCTTCCTGTCGGTTCCAGGCGCCATGGATGTCGGCGTGGAACTTCACTCCCTGTCCAAATCCTATAACATGACCGGCTGGCGTATTGGGTTCATCGTTGGCAATGAGTTGCTGGTGAAAGCCTTCGCTCATGTGAAAGACAATATCGATTCGGGACAGTTTGCCGCGATTCAGAAAGCCGGCGCCTACGCTCTGGCGCATCCGGAAATCACCGAGCAGATCGTCGCCAAATACAAAAGACGCCTGACCCTACTGGTCGACGCCTTGAACCAGGCGGGATTCAACGCCTCCATGCCGGGGGGTTCTTTCTTTTTGTATGTGCGCGCGCCCAAGGGGATTGAAGGCGGCCCTCAGTTTTCTAACGGAGAAGACTTTTCGCAATACCTGATCAAGGAAATGATGATCTCAACGGTTCCCTGGGACGACGTCGGACCTTTCGTTCGCTTTTCTGCAACCTTCAACGCAAAGGGCGAAGACGAGGAAAAACGCATCATGAAAGAAATTGGAGAGCGTCTCTCATCCGTAAAATTTATTTTCTAG
- the cobT gene encoding nicotinate-nucleotide--dimethylbenzimidazole phosphoribosyltransferase yields the protein MTLHPSPAIESAIRSIGPLSEGDLAQAQRRLDSLTKPPGSLGRLEELAKLYIAIRQPNPTPISQKSIYIFAADHGVVQEGVSAYPSDVTRQMVLNFLNQGAAINVLARHIGADVVVVDVGVDYDFGSVPGLIGKKIARGTRNMAKETAMTSLQAIQSIEIGIELATRACSNGNQILAAGEMGIGNTTAATAVMCAVGKKSPRELAGRGAGVDDAGLLRKIQVLETALQKHAPSSTDPMRILESVGGFEIGAMTGFYLGAAAQRTPCIVDGLISAAGAVIAILLEPKVKEYLIASHRSQEPAHEVFFQLSGLEPLLDLGMRLGEGSGAALAMNLLHASVNVYFEMATFEEAQISDKMNANAT from the coding sequence ATGACGCTTCATCCATCGCCAGCCATAGAAAGCGCTATCCGCTCCATCGGTCCCCTTTCTGAAGGGGATTTGGCGCAGGCCCAGCGCCGTCTCGACTCCTTGACCAAACCGCCAGGGAGCCTGGGTAGACTGGAAGAACTGGCTAAACTTTATATAGCCATTCGCCAGCCCAATCCGACGCCCATCAGCCAGAAATCCATTTATATTTTCGCCGCCGATCACGGCGTCGTCCAGGAGGGAGTCAGCGCCTATCCCTCGGATGTCACACGGCAGATGGTGTTGAACTTTCTCAATCAAGGCGCGGCGATCAACGTGCTGGCTCGTCACATCGGGGCCGACGTCGTCGTCGTGGACGTCGGGGTGGATTATGATTTCGGTTCGGTTCCGGGTTTGATTGGGAAAAAAATCGCCAGGGGAACTCGTAATATGGCCAAAGAAACGGCCATGACCTCTCTGCAAGCCATCCAGTCCATTGAGATTGGAATCGAACTCGCCACCAGGGCCTGTAGCAACGGCAACCAGATTCTTGCCGCTGGCGAAATGGGAATCGGCAACACCACGGCGGCGACCGCCGTCATGTGCGCCGTTGGCAAAAAATCTCCGCGCGAGCTTGCGGGACGAGGCGCCGGGGTGGACGATGCAGGATTGCTTCGCAAAATCCAGGTTCTGGAAACCGCACTGCAGAAGCACGCCCCGTCATCCACCGATCCCATGAGAATCCTGGAAAGCGTCGGCGGTTTTGAAATCGGGGCGATGACGGGCTTTTACCTTGGCGCCGCCGCCCAGCGCACCCCTTGCATCGTCGATGGACTGATTTCTGCGGCAGGCGCCGTGATCGCCATCTTACTTGAACCGAAAGTCAAAGAGTACCTCATCGCTTCTCACCGCTCCCAGGAACCGGCACACGAAGTGTTTTTCCAACTTTCAGGACTGGAACCCTTGCTGGATCTCGGCATGCGATTGGGGGAAGGTTCTGGCGCCGCGCTGGCCATGAATCTTTTACACGCGTCGGTCAATGTTTACTTCGAAATGGCTACCTTTGAGGAAGCGCAGATTTCCGATAAAATGAACGCAAATGCAACCTGA
- a CDS encoding HAMP domain-containing protein, producing MGNLSVQQKVYAVIGVLFVVIVASGIYIDTAVKDSREQLLTADALGRQRMLTQSMAKAGMGYAMAKGRVRTIEQQIEALDQYVTKMRGVYTATIVGTAKKVELGISMDPKSETHPAVPFPATFARMVNEEFGKGRDFTIDIISDDPVNPEQNLKNAMDQEANNFLNAGKGNLFTRTSEENNKLYMTVYTADKATVQACASCHTAMKGKEFKVGDILGIRKFRMVFSDDIVMGKSELEASLDEYESGKMVFEETLSAVKNGGRYPLDMNRSQFREVPKSEDPLVTAKIAEIEKKFAGYTEAVETLTSSEVNSLPYRKAQGIILSESNSLRKMSSELADIFNKNVQAAQLSIQNSVIITSIINVIILIFIGLFLKRVVIQPVQRISHALELTARGDLNQEPLPVNSGDEVGVLSRSCNSLIERLQAFIQNTEDILSGSSTKKTFGLEGIFEASLGSMADQAEAKRNTEAEQKRTAREQEEMKAQQVEQERRQAEEESQRQREQMEREQKQAEELNQKVSSILDVVDAAAKGDLTHEVTVKGSDPVGRMGEGLSKFFSDLKNSISDIANTSQTLASSSEELTSVSREMAGNATETSNQAGVVSAASEEISRNIQTVATGTEEMNASIKEIARNAGEAASVARNAVKVAETTTETVGKLGDSSAEIGEVIKVITSIAEQTNLLALNATIEAARAGEAGKGFAVVANEVKELAKETGKATEEISQKIQAIQSDTSNAVKAIGEISQIINQINDISNTIASAVEEQTATTAEMGRNVGEAAKGSSEISQNIEGVARAANDTTSGVNQTQTAANELAQMASDLQKLVQRFKI from the coding sequence ATGGGCAATTTGTCGGTTCAACAGAAGGTCTATGCTGTTATTGGAGTGCTGTTCGTCGTTATTGTGGCTTCAGGAATTTATATCGACACAGCGGTGAAAGACAGTCGCGAACAATTATTGACGGCTGATGCGTTGGGAAGACAGCGCATGTTAACGCAGTCCATGGCCAAAGCGGGAATGGGTTATGCCATGGCCAAGGGACGTGTTCGAACTATCGAACAGCAGATCGAAGCCCTCGATCAATACGTGACCAAGATGCGCGGCGTGTACACGGCTACGATTGTGGGGACGGCTAAAAAAGTAGAACTGGGAATCAGTATGGATCCGAAAAGCGAAACGCATCCGGCGGTTCCTTTTCCCGCTACATTCGCTCGCATGGTCAATGAAGAGTTTGGTAAAGGACGCGATTTCACAATTGATATTATTTCCGACGATCCGGTGAATCCTGAGCAAAATCTGAAAAATGCAATGGATCAGGAGGCCAACAACTTCCTGAATGCGGGTAAGGGGAACTTGTTCACACGAACCTCTGAAGAAAATAACAAGCTGTATATGACCGTGTACACAGCTGATAAAGCGACGGTTCAGGCCTGCGCCTCCTGTCACACGGCGATGAAGGGGAAAGAATTCAAGGTAGGCGATATCCTGGGAATACGAAAATTTCGCATGGTATTTTCAGATGACATTGTTATGGGCAAGTCGGAACTGGAAGCCTCATTGGATGAATATGAAAGCGGAAAGATGGTGTTTGAAGAAACCCTTTCGGCGGTCAAAAATGGCGGCAGGTACCCTCTGGATATGAATCGATCTCAATTCCGAGAGGTTCCAAAATCTGAAGACCCGTTGGTAACTGCAAAGATAGCAGAGATCGAGAAGAAATTTGCCGGTTATACAGAGGCTGTCGAAACCCTGACCAGTTCAGAAGTGAATTCGCTTCCTTATCGCAAAGCGCAAGGAATCATTCTATCTGAGTCCAATAGTCTGAGAAAAATGAGTAGCGAACTGGCGGACATATTCAATAAAAATGTTCAGGCGGCCCAGCTCTCAATTCAGAATTCGGTCATCATCACCAGTATTATTAACGTTATCATTTTAATTTTCATTGGTCTTTTCCTCAAACGCGTTGTGATTCAACCCGTACAGCGCATCTCTCATGCGCTTGAATTGACCGCGCGCGGCGATTTGAATCAAGAGCCGTTGCCTGTCAATTCCGGGGACGAAGTGGGCGTATTAAGTCGTTCCTGCAACAGTTTGATCGAACGCTTGCAGGCCTTCATCCAGAATACAGAAGATATTCTGAGTGGAAGTTCCACGAAGAAAACTTTCGGACTGGAGGGTATTTTCGAGGCTTCGCTGGGCAGTATGGCGGATCAGGCTGAAGCGAAGCGAAATACCGAGGCGGAGCAAAAACGCACGGCACGCGAGCAGGAAGAAATGAAAGCTCAGCAAGTCGAGCAGGAGCGTCGTCAGGCGGAAGAAGAATCCCAACGCCAGCGCGAACAGATGGAGCGCGAGCAGAAACAGGCGGAAGAACTCAACCAGAAGGTTTCCAGTATTCTGGATGTGGTTGACGCCGCCGCCAAGGGCGACCTCACCCATGAAGTTACGGTGAAGGGTTCGGACCCTGTCGGACGTATGGGAGAAGGTTTGTCCAAATTCTTCTCGGATTTGAAGAACAGCATTTCGGACATCGCCAACACCTCGCAGACTCTGGCCAGTTCTTCTGAAGAGCTGACTTCCGTCAGCCGGGAAATGGCGGGCAACGCAACCGAAACCTCCAACCAGGCGGGCGTCGTCTCTGCGGCCTCCGAAGAGATCAGTCGAAATATTCAGACGGTCGCGACGGGAACCGAGGAAATGAACGCCAGCATCAAGGAAATCGCGCGCAATGCGGGCGAGGCGGCTTCGGTGGCTAGAAATGCGGTGAAAGTTGCAGAAACCACAACGGAAACCGTGGGCAAACTGGGCGACAGTTCCGCAGAGATTGGCGAGGTCATTAAAGTCATCACCTCGATTGCGGAACAAACCAACCTGTTGGCTCTCAACGCCACCATTGAGGCCGCCCGGGCAGGCGAAGCGGGCAAGGGTTTTGCGGTGGTCGCGAATGAAGTCAAGGAACTGGCGAAAGAAACCGGTAAGGCGACGGAGGAAATCAGCCAGAAAATCCAGGCGATCCAGAGCGACACCTCGAATGCGGTCAAGGCGATCGGCGAGATCAGTCAGATCATTAACCAGATCAACGACATCTCGAATACCATCGCCAGCGCGGTTGAGGAACAAACCGCAACCACAGCGGAGATGGGTCGCAACGTCGGCGAAGCGGCGAAGGGCAGTTCTGAAATCAGTCAGAACATTGAAGGCGTGGCCCGGGCCGCAAATGATACGACGTCGGGCGTGAACCAAACGCAGACCGCTGCCAATGAGTTGGCTCAAATGGCTTCGGACCTGCAGAAACTGGTTCAACGTTTCAAAATCTGA
- a CDS encoding energy transducer TonB has protein sequence MPKKQETQKKIKTSDTKATLVQSVTQSRTVSMAGLATPPQAEPLEVKTEIPVAKPSVQIQTVSRAFIPTTRPAMPKAVSKPTATPLISQSPATIRRVSLNTIRHSEISNLKPMSKPHSVEPQNSSQMVQASSLQIYNRVNLSPSSGKAIQVRNPGRSNESFAVQPAHMLENAFSRLATPRVAQAESEAISVSWAREDEPNPLPPSIEGSGVNLGALRKQYESEVAQKVLSSPSNYPSIARRRGYEGEPIVAFTLGKNGDIIDLSVHRSSQNRVLDDAALQTIEKLRPFPPIPEPLQLSSSQFIFKITYLLSE, from the coding sequence TTGCCGAAAAAACAGGAAACTCAAAAAAAAATAAAAACATCTGACACAAAAGCGACCCTCGTCCAATCGGTCACTCAATCAAGAACCGTTTCAATGGCTGGCCTCGCTACCCCGCCACAAGCAGAACCACTGGAAGTAAAAACTGAAATCCCTGTCGCCAAACCTTCGGTTCAGATACAAACCGTTTCGAGAGCTTTCATTCCGACAACTCGGCCCGCAATGCCTAAAGCTGTTTCGAAGCCAACCGCGACTCCCCTGATTTCCCAATCTCCGGCGACTATCCGACGGGTTTCTTTGAATACAATCCGACACTCCGAAATCTCGAATCTCAAACCGATGTCAAAACCGCATTCTGTCGAGCCACAGAATTCCAGCCAAATGGTCCAGGCTTCGAGTTTGCAAATCTACAACAGGGTCAATCTTTCGCCCTCCTCAGGAAAGGCGATCCAGGTTCGAAACCCGGGACGCTCCAACGAATCCTTTGCGGTTCAACCGGCTCACATGTTGGAAAATGCTTTCAGCCGTCTCGCGACGCCGCGTGTGGCGCAGGCTGAATCTGAAGCCATTTCTGTCTCCTGGGCCAGAGAGGATGAACCGAATCCTCTGCCACCTTCTATAGAGGGAAGCGGCGTCAATCTGGGAGCGCTACGTAAACAATACGAAAGTGAAGTGGCCCAGAAAGTTCTTTCCTCACCCAGCAATTACCCCAGTATCGCCAGAAGACGCGGCTACGAAGGCGAGCCCATTGTCGCGTTTACCTTGGGAAAAAATGGTGATATTATTGACCTGTCTGTACACCGTTCTTCTCAAAATCGAGTATTGGATGATGCGGCTTTACAAACCATTGAGAAATTACGCCCCTTTCCTCCAATCCCCGAGCCTTTGCAATTGAGTTCAAGTCAGTTCATTTTTAAGATAACTTACCTATTGTCTGAATAA
- a CDS encoding aminotransferase class V-fold PLP-dependent enzyme — MIYLDHAATTPMWPEVIETVSRAFAENFANSGTVYRIGMESRACIEEATRQIAETLQVPDSHRIIFTSGGSESNNLFIKGILFPDKTGACLGLEHPSVTECLTAMQGTGARIHQFTEMQTGGRAQLDVVSACKEHGARLLCVSQVNHELGAVNPVRALKARLNKESPRTRLFVDGAQAVGKQSIPSSFWEGLAGYSLSAHKFGGPKGIGALIYDSRLDLFPLIHGGGQQTGVRSGTLPTPLILGLAKALQISVQSIAARREKLLRLRRRLLDALQALQSNDLALQFNSSLSEEAEEQEPGILNFSFPPVEGEVLLHHLESKEIYVGLGSACSARSKEPSKILTRIGKTRQEALCSLRISMGIENSESDVDQFVAAFGQAYQTLFPAFAKGARH; from the coding sequence ATGATTTATCTAGACCACGCCGCAACCACTCCGATGTGGCCCGAAGTGATCGAAACCGTGAGCCGCGCGTTTGCTGAAAATTTCGCAAATTCAGGGACGGTCTATCGCATTGGTATGGAATCGCGCGCCTGCATTGAAGAGGCGACGCGGCAGATTGCAGAAACCCTGCAAGTTCCCGATTCGCATCGAATCATTTTTACCAGCGGCGGTAGCGAGTCGAATAACCTGTTCATCAAGGGTATTTTGTTTCCCGACAAGACGGGCGCTTGTCTGGGTCTGGAGCATCCCAGCGTGACCGAATGCCTTACCGCCATGCAAGGGACAGGCGCCAGGATTCATCAGTTCACCGAAATGCAGACGGGTGGACGGGCGCAACTTGACGTGGTTTCCGCCTGTAAAGAACACGGAGCGCGTCTGTTATGCGTGTCGCAGGTGAACCATGAATTGGGAGCGGTCAACCCGGTGCGCGCGCTCAAGGCCAGATTGAACAAGGAGTCGCCGCGCACCCGCTTGTTCGTCGACGGGGCGCAGGCGGTCGGCAAGCAGTCGATCCCTTCATCATTCTGGGAAGGGCTTGCGGGTTATTCTTTATCCGCCCATAAGTTTGGCGGCCCCAAAGGCATCGGAGCCTTGATCTATGATTCGCGTCTGGATTTATTTCCGTTGATTCATGGCGGCGGTCAGCAAACGGGAGTGCGCTCCGGAACCCTGCCGACGCCTTTGATCCTGGGACTGGCGAAGGCGCTTCAAATTTCTGTTCAATCGATTGCGGCCCGTCGCGAAAAATTACTGCGTCTGCGTCGACGATTGCTGGACGCTTTGCAAGCCTTGCAATCGAATGACCTGGCGCTTCAATTCAATTCGTCGCTAAGCGAAGAAGCGGAGGAACAGGAGCCGGGGATTTTGAATTTCAGTTTCCCTCCGGTGGAAGGGGAAGTCTTGCTTCATCATTTAGAGAGTAAAGAAATTTATGTGGGCCTGGGTTCGGCCTGTAGCGCGCGCTCGAAAGAGCCGTCGAAAATACTCACCCGAATCGGGAAGACGCGCCAGGAGGCGCTTTGCAGTTTGAGAATATCCATGGGAATTGAAAATAGCGAATCAGATGTCGATCAATTTGTCGCCGCGTTCGGGCAAGCGTATCAGACCCTGTTTCCCGCATTTGCTAAAGGAGCGCGGCATTGA
- the thiI gene encoding tRNA 4-thiouridine(8) synthase ThiI gives MSPVRTLLIRYDEIGLKGKNRKFFEQKLADNIRRVMGPKEYWKLTIPHGRILVETVDTEAERLADRLRFIPGIASYSIGVPVERELRAMAEAAIMMIRPRVEESSGMSFCVRSRRSDKSFPMPTPEIDREIGSQIMLALDGKGLSVDLVRPDYLLEIEIGKEATFIFDQRRPGIGGLPVGSSGNVLCLLSGGIDSPVAAFKMMRRGCRVHSIFFDNQPFLGAGGYEKVKRLAQIINRYQGEGRLYVVPFEEAQVAIRDLCRPKNRVVLYRRMMYRIAAALAGKIGAGALVTGESLGQVASQTLENLAAVSKTVSLPVFRPLIGMDKREIIQAAKEIETYSVSIEPQPDCCSVFMPKNPATKSRLHELEQDECGFPVDEFVATALNQFELIGPAN, from the coding sequence ATGAGTCCGGTACGAACGCTTTTGATCCGTTACGATGAAATCGGATTGAAAGGGAAGAATCGAAAATTTTTTGAACAGAAACTGGCGGATAATATCCGCCGGGTCATGGGGCCGAAAGAATACTGGAAACTGACCATTCCGCACGGACGCATACTGGTGGAGACGGTGGACACTGAGGCCGAACGTCTGGCGGACCGCCTGCGATTCATTCCGGGTATCGCTTCTTACAGTATCGGCGTCCCCGTCGAGCGGGAATTGCGCGCCATGGCGGAAGCGGCGATTATGATGATTCGCCCGCGCGTCGAAGAATCTTCGGGCATGAGTTTTTGCGTGCGATCCCGTCGATCGGACAAATCCTTTCCCATGCCGACCCCTGAAATCGACCGGGAAATCGGCTCTCAGATCATGCTGGCTTTGGACGGCAAGGGATTGTCCGTCGACCTGGTTCGCCCGGACTACCTTCTGGAAATTGAAATTGGCAAGGAAGCGACCTTTATTTTTGACCAGCGCCGACCGGGAATCGGCGGCTTGCCCGTGGGTTCCTCCGGCAACGTATTGTGTTTGCTCTCCGGCGGCATCGACAGTCCCGTCGCCGCTTTCAAGATGATGCGGCGCGGTTGTCGGGTTCATAGCATCTTCTTTGACAATCAACCCTTTTTGGGCGCGGGCGGCTATGAGAAAGTAAAACGACTGGCGCAGATCATCAATCGCTATCAGGGCGAAGGACGCCTCTACGTTGTTCCCTTCGAAGAAGCGCAGGTGGCGATCCGCGATTTATGCCGACCGAAAAACCGCGTGGTCTTGTATCGTCGTATGATGTATCGCATCGCGGCGGCGCTAGCCGGAAAGATTGGGGCGGGCGCGCTGGTGACGGGCGAATCCCTGGGGCAGGTGGCGTCCCAGACTCTGGAAAATCTGGCGGCGGTTTCCAAAACGGTTTCGCTTCCTGTCTTTCGTCCCTTGATAGGGATGGACAAGCGCGAGATCATTCAGGCGGCGAAGGAAATCGAAACCTATTCCGTGAGCATCGAACCGCAACCCGATTGCTGTTCCGTTTTCATGCCGAAGAACCCGGCGACCAAGAGCCGTCTGCATGAACTGGAGCAGGATGAATGCGGTTTTCCAGTTGATGAGTTTGTCGCAACTGCATTGAATCAGTTTGAATTGATCGGTCCGGCCAATTAG
- the folK gene encoding 2-amino-4-hydroxy-6-hydroxymethyldihydropteridine diphosphokinase, whose protein sequence is MIHTAFIGVGSNLDSPKENCAEAIQRISKLSDCCFLSQSFFYQTAPLGDTDQEWFVNAALQIETDLDPVQLLEALIDVEQAMGRTFRRKWGPREIDLDLLFFDDLILQSELLQIPHPELHKRRFVLEPLNDLAPDWIHPELRQSIQELLKALPPGQEALRMD, encoded by the coding sequence ATGATTCACACGGCTTTCATCGGCGTCGGGTCCAATCTCGACTCGCCCAAAGAAAACTGCGCTGAAGCCATACAGCGTATCAGTAAACTTTCCGACTGTTGTTTCCTCTCACAATCTTTTTTCTACCAGACCGCGCCCCTTGGCGATACGGATCAGGAATGGTTTGTCAATGCGGCGCTTCAAATCGAGACGGATTTGGACCCGGTTCAATTGCTCGAAGCTCTGATCGATGTGGAACAAGCGATGGGGAGAACTTTTAGGAGGAAATGGGGACCCAGAGAAATCGACCTGGACCTGTTATTTTTTGACGATCTCATTTTACAGAGTGAACTTTTACAAATCCCTCACCCCGAACTGCACAAACGGCGCTTTGTTCTGGAACCCTTGAATGATCTGGCGCCAGACTGGATTCACCCGGAACTCAGGCAATCCATTCAGGAATTGTTGAAAGCCCTCCCGCCGGGACAGGAAGCATTGCGGATGGATTGA
- a CDS encoding UbiX family flavin prenyltransferase: MKRYIIAITGASGAAYAKRLFDYLKGRAELHVVVSERGLELLRLELNIGTSYFSGDHVTVHKNSKMNSSIASGSFIADGMVIVPASMGTLGRIANGVSNSLIERVADVMIKEKRKLILVPRETPFSAIHLKNMLTLDQTGALILPASPGFYNLPKTVDDLVDFMVARILDHLGTPQDLVPPYLS; encoded by the coding sequence GTGAAACGTTATATCATCGCCATCACGGGCGCCAGCGGCGCCGCCTATGCCAAGCGATTGTTTGATTATCTCAAAGGCCGCGCCGAACTGCATGTGGTGGTTTCCGAACGCGGTCTCGAATTATTGCGTTTGGAGTTGAACATCGGAACCTCCTATTTTTCCGGCGATCATGTGACCGTGCACAAGAACAGCAAGATGAACTCCTCCATCGCCAGTGGATCGTTCATCGCCGACGGCATGGTGATCGTTCCCGCGAGCATGGGAACGCTGGGGCGCATCGCCAATGGCGTTTCCAACAGCCTGATCGAACGGGTGGCGGATGTCATGATTAAAGAAAAAAGAAAACTCATTCTGGTGCCGCGAGAGACCCCGTTCAGCGCTATACACTTGAAAAACATGCTTACGCTGGATCAAACCGGAGCGCTGATTCTCCCGGCGTCTCCGGGCTTCTACAATCTTCCGAAGACGGTGGACGATCTGGTCGATTTCATGGTCGCGCGTATACTGGATCATTTGGGAACGCCTCAGGATCTCGTTCCTCCTTATTTAAGCTGA
- a CDS encoding cytochrome c has product MNFYRLSLTLSLLALTACGPQPNLVVPEPYQEGQKIYHKVCGNCHGADALGKNVKAPKLIDEEYLAVHFSDDDFKNQIIDGSDKMPSMKGKVSDADIDQIIKYLRYSQKAAGLEPEDEEEDLEEEPEGQTP; this is encoded by the coding sequence GTGAATTTTTACAGGCTGAGCTTAACGCTATCGCTACTCGCTCTAACCGCGTGCGGACCGCAACCCAATCTGGTTGTGCCAGAGCCGTATCAGGAAGGACAAAAAATCTATCATAAAGTCTGCGGCAACTGTCACGGCGCAGACGCGCTGGGGAAAAATGTAAAGGCGCCCAAGCTGATCGACGAAGAATACCTCGCCGTTCATTTTTCAGACGACGACTTCAAAAATCAAATCATCGACGGTTCGGATAAAATGCCTTCAATGAAAGGCAAAGTTTCAGACGCCGATATTGACCAGATCATCAAATACCTCCGCTATTCGCAAAAGGCCGCAGGGCTGGAACCGGAAGACGAGGAAGAGGATCTTGAGGAAGAACCCGAGGGACAGACTCCTTGA